In Kaistella sp. 97-N-M2, the sequence GCTCAAAAGTGGATAAACCACCAATTCCGGAACCCCAAATTACGCCAACTCTGTTTTTATCCACGTTGTCCTCCATAATTCTGGAATGTGCTACAGCTTCTCTGGCAGCAACAACGCCAAACTGAGTGTTTCGATCCATCTTTTTGGACTCTTTCTTATCGAAATAGTTCAGCGGATCGAAATTTTTGACTTCACAGGCAAATTTGGTTTTAAAATTTGTGGCATCAAAAAGAGTAATAGGAGCGGCACCGCTCTCGCCTCTCACGAGGCTTTCCCAGTAATCTTTGGCATTATTTCCAACAGGTGTGATAGCGCCGAAACCGGTAACAACTACTCTTTTTAATTCCATAAATTTTTTTTGTTGATCGTTATTTGTTCACTACTTCTTCGATATAAGCGATAGCGTGTCCTACAGTGGTAATTTTCTCTGCTTGATCATCTGGGATTTGAATGTTAAATTCTTTTTCGAATTCCATGATTAATTCTACAGTATCCAAAGAATCAGCCCCTAAATCGTTAGTGAAGCTAGCTTCTGGAGTTACTTCTGTTTCCTCAACGTCGAGTTTATCAGCGATAATAGCTTTTACTCTTGATGCAATGTCTGACATAGTAATTTATTTTAGTTAATTGTTAATTGGTGCAAATATATAAAATTCTTTATGATTTGCCGTTTTTTTAGTGATAATTAAGTCTGTAGAGATCGGTTTATTAACCACTTGAAAATAAGTTCCTTCACCATCTTATATGCTAAGATAAGATTAATTTTAAGAAAAATAATCATCTACAGTCCATATTTTACGCATTATGCTGCCGGCAGACTAACTTCGTTCCGCCTATAAATAAAAAAGATAGCCCGAATGTACATCGGGCTACCTCTTAATGAATAATCTGATAATTATTTTTTAATTACTTTAAATGATTCATTCACACCTCCTTCAAGAATAGTACTGATGATGTAAACACCTGGAGCAAGTTTGCTCATGTCTACTTTACCATTAACTACTTTGGCAGAAATCTGCATTTTTTGACCTGCAAGGTTATAAACGTGAACGGTTTCAATTGCTGTTTTAGAATTGATGTTCAAGTAATCTTTAACAGGGTTCGGATAGAAAGAAACATTTTTATTTACTGCTTCGGATACCGCTGCTGTAACGCATTCTGCATTTAAAGACCAAACGCTGTCGTATCGCGCATTTGGATCCGTACTACTTGCAATTACTGCATAAGTAACACCGTTGTCAGAAGACTGATAGTTTGGCGCAGTAATCCAACCGGTTGTATAGTTATAGCCGATCCAGAAATAGCTGCTTGCAGAGGCAGAAGTAGATTGAAGAGAAAGCCAGTATCTGGTATCTGCGGCTGGATTTCCTGTTAGTTCATAATCGCCAAGATTAATTACTGCGTCGTAAGTTGGGAATCCAGCGAAATTCGCTGCTCCAACAGTTACGGTTGGAATAACTCCATTCCAGGTTTTGATTGCAGTTCCCGGTGTTCCACTTCCGCTGTCGCTCATAAGTACAACGTCGAATGATTGTAGATCTGTAGTGTCAACTGTTGCAGACTGACGCACAAATGAAGCAGTCATTGTTTGAAGCTTGTAGCTGGAGAATTCTTTTGGTACGAAGAAGTCATTAGCAACGGCATAATTCAAACTTTTTGTTACTGCGTTTGCCTGAGACCATGTACCTGTATAGGTTTGATCGCAACCATAATCAGGCTCAGTAGGTGGAGTTCCGCATTGAACGGATCTTGTATGAAGGGTTGCGCTGGTTCCACTTCCACAGGCACTGTCGGTGTGTGCGTAGAATCTTACAACTCCAGTCATAGTCGCAGTCCAGACTACGCTTCCGGTTCCGGAGGCTAAAACTGTTGCTCCTGCACTGTCTCCAATTGTAATAAAGTAAGCGGGTTTAGAAACCGTAAAAGTATAGGCCGTGCCCATCGTCACGTTTACAGTAGAATATTCACCTGCATATCCTGCGGTTGTAATCGTTGCCGGTGCGCCGTTACAGGTTGGGGTAAATGCAGCAGTTGGATAAGCGCCATTAGGAGCAGTTAAACATCCTGTTGGTGCAGCTACGCCGACCATTAAACTGTAATCTTCCGTTTCTCCAAAACCTTGGGTTTCATCACAGGCAGCAGCAGCATCAGTAGGCTGCGCTGAATCTGCAGCAACCCGAACTCTCATTTTGTATGTTCCGTTCGCTGTGCCCGCTGGTATCGCGATATTTCCGTTAATGACCAGACCTGTGGCGTTTCCATTCGCGTTTCCAATATACGTGAATTCGCTCGCATCAAACGTATCATTCATATTGTAGTCTACCCAAACAGACACATTTTCATAGGGCCACCCTGTGCCCACTGTAACGGCGATAGGATAGGACTGTCCCGCCAGTATCGGCGAGGTATTCATCATCGCGGTGTAGTCGCCGTAGCCCCCCGGACTACAGGCCGTGGTGTTGTTAATTCCGCCAAAATTGACATTGGTAATCATGTCATCATCACTACAATCTAAAGCCGGCATACAGTACGCAGAGGGCAGATGGCTGGTCGGCGTCGCGATCGCTGCAGCTGTACTCTTCGCACTTAATGGCTGCGAAGAAACTTTGGATTTGGCACTTTGGCCGAAAGAAGCCAGCGGCAGTAGCGCCAGCATCAGTAAAGGTAATTTTGTTCTCATAAGAAAATAAATTTAGTTAAACAAAAATTTGTAATGGTACTAAATTATAAAAATAATTTAATAAAACAACATTTTTGTTAAATTATTTGTTAGGTAACAGCAATTATAATGTCTATTGTTCAAATTCATCAGTATTCATCAGGTTTTGTCACTTTCGCGCACGACTGATGTTTCCTCATTTTTTTGATGGGGAGTTATCCATGGAAAAAATTGATGAAAATTTATAAAAAGAAAACTACTGCATGAACCACTCATTAATTAATGCAGCGGCAAGTCTTGCGGTTTGCTGAGAAGTATCAATTTCAGGATTAACTTCGGCCACATCTAAAGCTATGTGTTTATCTGACTGGAGAAGGTGTTTGTAAAGGTGCATGAAAGCAGCATCCGCAAAAATTCCGTTATAGGCTGGGGCGGAAACGCCGGGTGCAATCGCGGCGTTGAAAACGTCCATACAAATGGTAATGTATAAAATATCGACCGTTTCTAAAAAATTGTCGAGTTTTTCATATATAGCAGGAAGGTTTTCAAAGAAAATTTCTTCCGCTAAAATATATTTCATGCCGAAATGGTGCGCAGTATCAAACAGTTTTAAGGTATTTGAATTTCTTTGAATTCCGATATGAAGAGAATGAATTTTTTCTGAAGCAGCGATCTGCCTAAAACCGGTTCCGGAAGTTGCGCCTGTCCCCGGCTCTATTTCCCGGTTGTCAAAATGCGCGTCAAAATTGATGATTCCTATTCTTTGTTCAGGAAAAGCCTTTCTAATTCCCGAATAATGACCGAACATTACCTCATGTCCACCGCCAAACAAAACAGATTTCGCACCTTTAGTTAAAGTTTCTCTCACTTTTTCAGCGAGTAAGATCTGCGATTTTTCCAAATTTCCATCTTCGCAGGAAATATTGCCAAAATCTTTTAAAGCGAATTCAGCATTAACGACGGGAAAATTAGAAATATTTTTTCGAATTACATCCGGCGCATTTTTCGCTCCGGTTCGTCCTTTGTTTCTGCGTACACCTTCATCCACAGAAAAGCCGTGTAGTACAAAGTCTTTGGGGGAAATCGTTTCGTAATTATTTTCCACAGAAACCCGCTGAAAAATACGGTGATATAATGGTTCCTCACCATCGAAGCGTCCGTCCCAATTTGTCATTTTATATAAGTAAATAGATTAATTAAAGGTATTTTGTTCTTTCGTGTTAGAGGCAAATGCCAGTGCCGCATCTTTTACCCAGGCATGATCGCGTTGCGCTTTTCGTTTGGTTTCCAAACGTTTTTTGTTACAGGGGCCATTGCCTTTCAAAACCTCCATAAACTCACCCCAGGGCAACTCGCCGAAATCGTAGTGTTGTGTTATTTCATTCCACTTCAAATTTTCATCCGGCACTTTCAGACCTAAAAATTCCGCCTGAGAAACGGTAACATCGACAAACCTCTGGCGAAGATCATCATTGCTTTCTCTTTTTACTCTGTAATTCATCGATTTTTGAGAATTCGGCGAATCGGCATCATTCGGGCCAAACATCATTAGCGCCGGCCACCAGAACCGGTTCAGGGCTTCCTGCGCCAGATCTTTCTGTTCTTTTGTGCCGCGGCAGAGCGTCATTAGTATTTCATAGCCCTGTCTCTGGTGAAAAGATTCTTCCTTACAAATTCTCACCATCGCTCTGGAATAAGGACCGTAAGAATTTCCCATCAACATTACCTGATTCATAATCGCCGCGCCGTCAACCAGCCAACCAATGGCGCCAATATCTGCCCAGGAAAGTGCAGGGTAATTGAAAATGCTGGAATATTTGGCTTTGCCGGATAGCATATCATTGTACGTAGAGTCGCGGTCTGAAGCGATTTCTCCGTTGTTCAAAGTTTCGGTAGCGGCATATAAATAAAGTCCATGTCCGGCTTCGTCCTGAATTTTGGCCAAAAGTGCCATTTTTCGGCGTAGCGTAGGCGCGCGGGAAATCCAGTTCGCCTCCGGCAACATTCCTACAATTTCGGAATGGGCGTGTTGCGAAATTTGGCGAACCAACAACTTTCTGTAATCATCGGGCATTACATCTTTCGGTTCCACTTTATTTTCTGCCTGTACGTATTCTAAAAATTTTTCCTGATCCATTTTTCTTGTTTTTTGTAAAGGTTTTTCGTAAAAAATTCCTTTAAGATTTACTCGTTATTGTACTTTCTTCTTTTAAATAGACACCAATTTGACCATCGGAAAATTCTCCTGCCACAAAAGTGACTGTTTTTTCCGGGGTTTTAATCTCATACTCATTAAAGAAATAAATATTTCCTTCAAACGGGCTGATGACTTCGATCTTACGGTCGCAACAATGCCAGTAAAAATTCCAGATGTTCAGTCCGTCGATCTTAAAAACTTTGTCGACTTCAACTAACGAAGCAAATTTCCAGGTGTTCATGTTGTTAATTTTTTCTTTGATATTATTTAAACATCGTAATTCAGCATCACCACGTTGGTTGTCGGGTGGCACTGGCAGGTAAGTACAAAACCCCGCGCTACCTCATCGTCGGTGAGGGCGAAATTTTTTTCCATAAACACTTCACCATCCATTACCTGAGCTTTGCAGGTGCAGCAAACGCCGCCTTTGCAGGCAAACGGAACTGGAAGTTTATCCTTCAACGCCTGATCTAAAATACTGTTTTTCTTTGAATTAAGGTGAAAAGAATATTCATCATCATCAATAATCAGCGTTACCATGCTTTCTAAATTCGGAATGGCCTTAAATTCGTCGCTCATTTCGGTGTTGCTATCATCGTCGGGCGCAGAATAATATTCGTACATAATCTGCAGCGACGGAACTTTTTGGTCTTTTTTTAAGTAATCAGAAATTCCTTTAATCATATCCGATGGTCCGCAAATAAAGTAAGTGGCTTCTTTTGCGGGAATTTCGGGAAATCTTTCAAATAATAAGTCCAGTTTCTGCGCAGAAATTCTTCCTTCAAAAAGTTCATCTTCAAAATGTTTCTCCCGCGAAAGCAGATAAAAGACTTTTAATCTTCCGTCAAATTTTTCTACTAAAGCATCGATCTCTTTCTTGAAAATGATCTCGTTCAGGCTTTTGTTGCTGAAAAATAAATAGGCTGAACTTTTTGGTTCCTGATACAGCGCTTCCTTAATATTCGATAAAACGGGCGAAATTCCGCTGCCGGCCGCAAGGCCGATGTAAGTTTTTTCGTTGGAAAGATGATAGTGCGTGTAGAAATGCCCGGCGGGCGCCATTACTTCTACGAAGTCTCCCTGTTTTAATGCTGTATTCAGATAAGTGGAAACTTTGCCGTCTTCAAGATGTTTCACCAATATCTCGAGGTCCGAACTTCCTTCGCTTGGCGCGTTGATGATCGAGTAGCTCCGGCGGAGGTCTTCATCTCCTAAAAGAAAACGAACATTTAGATATTGGCCCTGTTTGTAGGAAAATTCGTGTCGTAGATTTTCCGGAATTTCAAAGGATATATGTACACAATCGTTGGTTTCCCGTACGACTCTGTTTGTTTTTAAAGAATGAAAATGATGCATATTGTTTTAAAATCTCATTAAAGGGGTGTTCAACAAATATACTTATTTTTTAAAATCTAATAAAGAGGCGCCTAGTTTTTAGAGTTCTTTCCAAAAAAAGTTTAGGGAAAATTTTAAAAAAAAGATATGAATTCGGAAATATTGTCTTGATCTTCAATATATTTGATGAATAATTCGGAAATTTTGACCATTTAATTAATATTTTTCATAAAAGAATACTTTTTGCGTGTTGTCTTGAAGAATTATAGAATAATTGAATAGAAGCAGACGGAGTTCATCGATTGCGGTGAATTCCGCCGTTTCTCAAATATTAAAACATACATTATGAACTTAAATCAATATACCGTAAAGTCACAGGAAGCCATCCAAAAAGCGCAACAGATTGCCATGGAATTTGGCAACCAAAGCATTGAACCGCAACATGTACTCGAAGGAATTTTTCAGGTAGATGAAAACATTTCTACATTTTTAATGAAAAAATCTGAAGCTGAAATTACTTTGGTAAGAGAGAGAAACAGAGAAAATTTAGAAAAACTGCCAAAAGTGGAGGGCGGCAATATTTATCTTTCCCAAACTGCAAACAAAGTTTTGCTGGATGCTCCCAATATCGCAAAAAAAATGGGTGATGAATTTGTTACGATCGAACATCTTTGGCTGTCCCTTTTAGAAGTGAATTCCGTCGTTTCGAAAATGCTGAAAGATATGGGCGTAACGAAAAAAGGTCTCGAAACCGCCATCAACGAATTGCGTAAAGGTTCCAAAGCCACTTCCGCAAGTTCTGAAGAAACTTACCAAAGTTTAAATAAATATGCAAAAAACTTCAACGTCCTCGCCGCGGAGGGCAAACTCGATCCTGTAATTGGACGCGATGAAGAAATTCGACGGGTGCTGCAGATTCTTTCGCGAAGAACTAAAAATAACCCGATTTTAATTGGAGAACCCGGCGTGGGTAAAACTGCGATTGCAGAAGGGATTGCGCACCGCATCATTTCCGGTGATATTCCCGAAAATCTGCAGGACAAAACCTTGTATTCCTTGGACATGGGCGCTTTGATTGCCGGCGCAAAATATAAAGGCGAGTTCGAAGAACGGTTGAAATCCGTCATCAACGAAGTAACAAAATCCGAAGGGCAGATTATTCTTTTCATCGACGAGATTCATACGCTTGTAGGTGCCGGTGGCGGCGAAGGCGCCATGGATGCCGCCAATATTCTGAAACCAGCTCTGGCGCGTGGCGAACTCCGGGCAATTGGTGCGACAACCTTAAACGAATATCAAAAATATTTCGAAAAAGACAAAGCCCTAGAAAGACGTTTCCAAAAAGTGATGGTGGAAGAGCCCGACACAGAATCGGCGATTTCTATTTTACGTGGAATTAAAGATAAATACGAAGCTCACCACAAAGTCCGCATCAAAGACGAAGCAATTATCGCCGCGGTGGAGCAGTCTCAACGTTATATTTCGGATCGGTTTTTACCAGACAAAGCCATCGATTTGATTGATGAAGCTTCCGCTAAATTACGTATGGAAATCAATTCGAAACCTGAAGAACTCGACGTTTTGGATCGGAAACTTATGCAGATGGAAATTGAGCTCGCCGCCATTTCACGAGAAGGAAATGATATTAAAGTGAGTCATTTAAAGGAAGATATTTCCAAAGTTTCCGAACAGCGCAACGAAATCAATGCGAAATGGCTGAAAGAAAAACAAAAATCTGAGGATTTAACATCCATTAAAAAAGATATTGAAGCCTTAAAACTCGAAGCCGAACGGGCCTCCAGAATAGGCGATTACGCTAAAGTTGCGGAAATTCAGTACGGGAAAATTAAAGAGAAAGAAGATGATTTGCAGAAACTCGAACTCGAAATGCAAAACCATCAAAATGAATTGATTAAGGAGGAAGTTACCGCCGAAAATATTTCCGAAGTTATTTCCAAATGGACCGGAATTCCCGTTACAAAACTGATTCAGTCTGAACGCGAAAAATTATTGCACCTCGAAGACGAACTCCACAAAAGAGTGGTGGGGCAGGAAGAAGCCATTACCTCCGTCGCCGATGCCATCCGACGAAACCGCGCGGGACTGAACGACGAGAAAAAACCGATCGGAAGTTTCCTTTTCCTGGGAACAACCGGTGTGGGTAAAACTGAGTTGGCGAAAGCCCTCGCAGAATATCTCTTTAATGATGAAAATAACATGACCAGAATCGACATGAGCGAATACCAAGAAAGGCACGCCGTGTCGCGACTTGTTGGTGCGCCTCCCGGATATGTGGGTTACGACGAAGGCGGACAGTTAACGGAAGCGGTTCGCAGAAGACCATATTCTGTGGTTCTTTTGGATGAAATTGAAAAAGCGCATCCGGATGTATTCAATACTTTACTACAGGTTTTGGATGATGGCCGTTTAACGGATAACAAAGGCCGACTGGTGAATTTCAAAAATTCAATTATCATCATGACGTCCAATTTGGGATCGCATTTGATTCAGGAAAATTTCGAAACAATTACCGACGATAATGTAGCACAAGTCGTAGATAAGACCAAAGATGAGGTTTTTGCGCTGTTGAAGCAGACCTTGAGGCCCGAATTTTTAAATCGTATCGACGAAACTGTTTTATTCCAGCCTTTAAACAAAAAAGAAATCGGCAAAATTGTACATTACCAACTTCGCGGATTTAACCAAATGCTAGAAAAACGTGGAATAATCATGACTGCAACAGATGATGCCATACAATATATTACAGACAAAGGTTACGACCCAAGTTTTGGTGCAAGACCTTTAAAAAGAGTTTTGCAACAGGAGGTTTTGAACAAATTATCGAAAGAAATCCTGGCCGGAAATGTGAACGATGGCGACCGAATTACCCTGGATTATTTTGATGAAAGTGGTTTGGTTTTCCGTCCAACCGAATAATTACGATTTGCAAGTTCGACAGTGAAATTACACAGAAACTTGGTATAATTTTTTATAGTATAGCATTTTATTAAGCTGATTAGCAATCTCAATGAAGAGAATTGATGAAATAAAATCCAATAAATTTTGTCATTTCATAAATAATATATTTCTTTGCGGTATTCTAATGCTGTTAAAGGCGAAGGAATAAATTTTTTTCATCATTTGTGTTTTAGAATCCATCAGTCATGATGGATTCTTTTTTTTATTTATTAAAACGCAGCGTTACAAGAAGTGGAAAGTGATCCGACGGATAAAGAAGGTTCTCGCGCCGGTCGTTAATTGTTCGAAAGGTTTCCGTTTCAAACTTTTTTACAAAAATATAATCGATTCTCTGCGTCGGGATGGTTTTAATATCGAAAGCGGTAAAAGTGCCATTCGGACCGTACGGTTTCTGCGCGGAATGATAGTAAGTGTTGATGAGGTTTTTCGAAATTATTTTAATCGGTTCGGAATCATCCGTTAAATTAAAGTCGCCTGTTAAAACCACCGGAAGATCTTGCGTGTTGAATTTTTTTATTTTCTCTAAAATTAATTTGGATGAATTTACGCGCGCTACATTTCCCACATGATCGAAATGAACATTGAATGCCCAGAATTTCTTGCCGTCTTTTTTCAATTTAAATAAAGCATACGTGCAAACCCTGTTGTAAGCCGCATCCCAACCTTTCGACGGAATATCCGGAGTTTCGCTGAGCCAAAAAGTACCGGATTTTAAGACTTCAATTTTTGCCATTTCATAAAATATTGCGGAATATTCGCCTTTGTTTTGTCCGTCGTCCCGGCCCACGCCCACAAAATTATAATTTTTAAGACCGCTTTTGATGTCATTCATCTGCTCCGGCAGCGCTTCCTGCACGCCGAAAAAATCCGGATGGTAATAATCCAAGAGCTGTATCGCTTCGGTTTTTCGGTTTTCCCAGGAATTTTCCTGATCCGATTCTAACGAAAGGCGAATATTATACGTCATCACTTTCAGAACCTGACTTTGGTTCGAAGTAAAAAAGAGCAGCGTTATAAGTCCGAGCAGTCTTTTCATTTTCAATTTTTTAAGGTTTCTAAAGGTAATTATTTATGTTGAAATAAGATCAACTCTGCCCGCAAGATAGTCTGCAATTCAATTAGTTTCACTACTTTTGCACCTCGAAAATTCACTTATCAATTAGCATTCAAAAATATGATTTCGGTTCAAAATTTAGGTCTTCATCATTCAGGAAATTACCTTTTTCAAAACGTCAACTTTACCATCAAAAAAGATGATAAAATCGGTTTGGTGGGGAAAAATGGAGCGGGTAAATCTACTTTGTTAAAAATGCTTACGGGCGAAATTAATTTTTACGAAGGCAGTATTGTTCAGGAAGGCGCCGTAACCATTGGGTTTTTAAAACAGGATTTGGATTTCGTAAAAGGCCGTACCGTTTGGAATGAAACCCTTCAGGCATTCGAAGCCATTAATGCGATGAAGAACGAACTGGAAGACGTAAACCATCAAATGGTGACGAGAACCGATTATGAAAGCGATTACTACGAAAATTTAATTCACCGTATGACGGAACTGAATGATCTGTTAATGCATCATGACGCGTACAATTTGGAAGGCGATGTCGAAAAAGTTTTGCTAGGATTAGGTTTCAAGGCTGATGATTTTCACAAGATTACCGACGAATTTTCCGGTGGATGGAGAATGCGGATTGAGCTGGCGAAACTGCTTTTGCAGAAAAATGATCTCATGTTGTTGGATGAGCCGACCAATCACCTGGATATGGAATCCATCATTTGGCTGGAATCATTTTTAAAAGAATATCCCGGTGCTATTGTTTTGGTAAGTCACGATAAGCAATTTATGACCTCTGTTTGCAACCGGACTTTCGACATTAACAACAAAAAAGTCGACGATTACAAAGCCAATTACACCAAATATCTGGAATTGAGTTCGGAAAGGAAAGAAAAACAAATTCAGGCCAAGAAAAATCAGGATGTCGAGATCAAGCAAATGGAAGATAACATCAACCGTTTCCGGGCTTCTGCCACCAAATCTTCGTTTGCGCAATCTTTGATCAAAAAATTAGATAAACTGGAAAGAATTGAAGTGGATACCGACGATGTTTCCAAATTCAATATCCGTTTCCAGCCCGCGGTAACTCCGGGAAAAGTTATTTTCGAAGCCAAAAACTTAGGAAAAGCATACGGTAAAAAACAGGTTTTTGATGAGGTTGATTTCTTTATCGAAAGGGGACAGCGCATTGCTTTACTGGGGCAAAACGGGCAGGGCAAAACAACAATTGCAAAAATCCTTTCCGGAGAAATCACCGATTATTCCGGCGAATGGAATCTGGGGCACAACGTTAACATCGGTTATTTTGCGCAGAACCAGGAAGAAGTTTTAACGCCGAATAAAACCGTTTTAGAAGAAGCTGAAGATGCGGCAACCGAAGAAACGCGCCCAAGAGTACGCGATTTGTTGGGAAGTTTCCTTTTTCAGGGCGATGATGTGACGAAGAAAACAAAAGTACTTTCGGGTGGCGAAAGAAACCGTTTGGCTTTGTGTAAATTATTGCTTCGTCCTTTCAATACGTTGATTATGGATGAGCCCACGAATCACCTGGATATTCAGTCCAAGGAAATTATTAAACTGGCTTTGCAGAAATTTGAAGGAACATTAATCGTTATTTCTCACGACCGGGAATTTTTACAGGGCTTGAGCGATAAAATTTTCGAATTCCGGGATGGGCGAATGAAAGAATTTCTGGGTGATGTGAATGAATACTTAGAATTCCGTCAAAAAGAAAGCATTCGCGAGATCTCTGCAGAGAAATCCAAGTTACAGGAACTTCGGAACGAACCCGTCGTCGAAAAAGAAGTTGCAAAACCCGTGGAAAAAGCGCCTGTTATGGTTTCGAAAGATCAAAAGAATATTCAAAATAAAATTAAAAAAGTAGAAGAGCGGATTTCTGACCTCGAATTAAAGATCGAGGAAATGGAAGCCACCTTCACCAAAGAAAATCCTTCCGAAGAAACTTTAGAAGTTTACAATACAAAGAAAGCAGATTTAGATTTGGCTTTGCAGGAATGGGAGTTTTTGGGAACGCAGTTAGAAGCGTAACCCAAAATTAATCTAAAAAATATACGTATATAACCGTGTCAAGGCTCAAAACCTTGACACGGTTTTTTATTATTCAGAAACATGAATTTTTCCTGTGAAATTGGAGTTGCAGAAAATATTATATTTGATTTTAATTAAAATACTTTTTATGAAAATAAAATACCTTTTTCAAGTTCTTCTTTTTTCGATATTTATGATTTCTTGCAGTAGAGACGCAGAACCCGAAACAATGGTAGAGAAGAAACATTAACTACTAAAGTTAAAACCGGTTATCTTTACCCGGATCTGCGGATCCAAAATTTAGCTGAAGTTAATTTCATGTTCGAATATGACAGCCAAAAAAGAGTGACGAAAAAAAACGGAGGATTTCTTTCAATCTCCGGATCAACAGGTTTTAACGCATCATTTACAGATAAAATATATACTTCAGTCCTTTATGATAATGATAAAGTAACCGTAGAAGATTTTTATAATTCCACCGAATTTACCGTCCCAAAAAATAGTAAGTATTTTACTTTAAGTTCTTCGAATTTGATTGCGGAAAAAGAAGTGCCAGATAGATTTAGTTCTTATAGGTATAAAAAAGAATTTTACTATTATAAAAATGGTCTTCTAGACGAAATAAAGACCACTTTTCCCAATGCACTATATGATCCAACTGATCCCAATGATTATATCGAAACTTATTCTGAAAGATTTTATTATGATGTTACAGGAAATTTAACAA encodes:
- a CDS encoding acyl carrier protein, which translates into the protein MSDIASRVKAIIADKLDVEETEVTPEASFTNDLGADSLDTVELIMEFEKEFNIQIPDDQAEKITTVGHAIAYIEEVVNK
- a CDS encoding T9SS type A sorting domain-containing protein, producing MRTKLPLLMLALLPLASFGQSAKSKVSSQPLSAKSTAAAIATPTSHLPSAYCMPALDCSDDDMITNVNFGGINNTTACSPGGYGDYTAMMNTSPILAGQSYPIAVTVGTGWPYENVSVWVDYNMNDTFDASEFTYIGNANGNATGLVINGNIAIPAGTANGTYKMRVRVAADSAQPTDAAAACDETQGFGETEDYSLMVGVAAPTGCLTAPNGAYPTAAFTPTCNGAPATITTAGYAGEYSTVNVTMGTAYTFTVSKPAYFITIGDSAGATVLASGTGSVVWTATMTGVVRFYAHTDSACGSGTSATLHTRSVQCGTPPTEPDYGCDQTYTGTWSQANAVTKSLNYAVANDFFVPKEFSSYKLQTMTASFVRQSATVDTTDLQSFDVVLMSDSGSGTPGTAIKTWNGVIPTVTVGAANFAGFPTYDAVINLGDYELTGNPAADTRYWLSLQSTSASASSYFWIGYNYTTGWITAPNYQSSDNGVTYAVIASSTDPNARYDSVWSLNAECVTAAVSEAVNKNVSFYPNPVKDYLNINSKTAIETVHVYNLAGQKMQISAKVVNGKVDMSKLAPGVYIISTILEGGVNESFKVIKK
- the hutG gene encoding formimidoylglutamase — translated: MTNWDGRFDGEEPLYHRIFQRVSVENNYETISPKDFVLHGFSVDEGVRRNKGRTGAKNAPDVIRKNISNFPVVNAEFALKDFGNISCEDGNLEKSQILLAEKVRETLTKGAKSVLFGGGHEVMFGHYSGIRKAFPEQRIGIINFDAHFDNREIEPGTGATSGTGFRQIAASEKIHSLHIGIQRNSNTLKLFDTAHHFGMKYILAEEIFFENLPAIYEKLDNFLETVDILYITICMDVFNAAIAPGVSAPAYNGIFADAAFMHLYKHLLQSDKHIALDVAEVNPEIDTSQQTARLAAALINEWFMQ
- the paaA gene encoding 1,2-phenylacetyl-CoA epoxidase subunit PaaA is translated as MDQEKFLEYVQAENKVEPKDVMPDDYRKLLVRQISQHAHSEIVGMLPEANWISRAPTLRRKMALLAKIQDEAGHGLYLYAATETLNNGEIASDRDSTYNDMLSGKAKYSSIFNYPALSWADIGAIGWLVDGAAIMNQVMLMGNSYGPYSRAMVRICKEESFHQRQGYEILMTLCRGTKEQKDLAQEALNRFWWPALMMFGPNDADSPNSQKSMNYRVKRESNDDLRQRFVDVTVSQAEFLGLKVPDENLKWNEITQHYDFGELPWGEFMEVLKGNGPCNKKRLETKRKAQRDHAWVKDAALAFASNTKEQNTFN
- a CDS encoding FAD-binding oxidoreductase encodes the protein MHHFHSLKTNRVVRETNDCVHISFEIPENLRHEFSYKQGQYLNVRFLLGDEDLRRSYSIINAPSEGSSDLEILVKHLEDGKVSTYLNTALKQGDFVEVMAPAGHFYTHYHLSNEKTYIGLAAGSGISPVLSNIKEALYQEPKSSAYLFFSNKSLNEIIFKKEIDALVEKFDGRLKVFYLLSREKHFEDELFEGRISAQKLDLLFERFPEIPAKEATYFICGPSDMIKGISDYLKKDQKVPSLQIMYEYYSAPDDDSNTEMSDEFKAIPNLESMVTLIIDDDEYSFHLNSKKNSILDQALKDKLPVPFACKGGVCCTCKAQVMDGEVFMEKNFALTDDEVARGFVLTCQCHPTTNVVMLNYDV
- the clpB gene encoding ATP-dependent chaperone ClpB, with the protein product MNLNQYTVKSQEAIQKAQQIAMEFGNQSIEPQHVLEGIFQVDENISTFLMKKSEAEITLVRERNRENLEKLPKVEGGNIYLSQTANKVLLDAPNIAKKMGDEFVTIEHLWLSLLEVNSVVSKMLKDMGVTKKGLETAINELRKGSKATSASSEETYQSLNKYAKNFNVLAAEGKLDPVIGRDEEIRRVLQILSRRTKNNPILIGEPGVGKTAIAEGIAHRIISGDIPENLQDKTLYSLDMGALIAGAKYKGEFEERLKSVINEVTKSEGQIILFIDEIHTLVGAGGGEGAMDAANILKPALARGELRAIGATTLNEYQKYFEKDKALERRFQKVMVEEPDTESAISILRGIKDKYEAHHKVRIKDEAIIAAVEQSQRYISDRFLPDKAIDLIDEASAKLRMEINSKPEELDVLDRKLMQMEIELAAISREGNDIKVSHLKEDISKVSEQRNEINAKWLKEKQKSEDLTSIKKDIEALKLEAERASRIGDYAKVAEIQYGKIKEKEDDLQKLELEMQNHQNELIKEEVTAENISEVISKWTGIPVTKLIQSEREKLLHLEDELHKRVVGQEEAITSVADAIRRNRAGLNDEKKPIGSFLFLGTTGVGKTELAKALAEYLFNDENNMTRIDMSEYQERHAVSRLVGAPPGYVGYDEGGQLTEAVRRRPYSVVLLDEIEKAHPDVFNTLLQVLDDGRLTDNKGRLVNFKNSIIIMTSNLGSHLIQENFETITDDNVAQVVDKTKDEVFALLKQTLRPEFLNRIDETVLFQPLNKKEIGKIVHYQLRGFNQMLEKRGIIMTATDDAIQYITDKGYDPSFGARPLKRVLQQEVLNKLSKEILAGNVNDGDRITLDYFDESGLVFRPTE